In the genome of Ziziphus jujuba cultivar Dongzao chromosome 10, ASM3175591v1, the window aattagtatagctataagtaaataaatgataataaataatatatttttaagttattATATACTGTAATAgtaattaaatattgttatttacCGAACACataaaaattagttttgaaTTATACAATActtatgaaataataatttatcaaatatttaaccgATTATTTTTACTCTATAAGTTAAGTTTTTTTAGAAACTATAGAAATATCAAACTAAGTGTTACTACAGCTTGGTAAGTTAAAAAACAGTATATTAGttaaatatcttaaaaataataatttgtaaatttcaacaaatataatttttaaacattttagatAATACAgagaaatagataaaataaatttataaaaaaaataaatatcaaaaaaaagacGGTGAGTCAGTGTCACAATTTGGTTTTGTGTTtggaaacaatttttaaaaaaatatttgtatataattgaaaatttgagaaacaaaaattgtaatttttttttttgaaaagaacaaaaattgtatttgaaatgataaaaaaattgaatcagCTGCGGTCTGCCTAAGACAAGAAGATGTCAATTgtccaataaaaaaagaaaaaaagaaaaaaaaagaaagttataaaagagcaaaaataaaaagcagaCAAATGTTGAGATGATTGATGTCAACCGTTGGATCGAAGAGGTGCAAGTGGGAAGGAGATGGATCCCACTGGTGGATGGATGGACGGGCAAGATTCATTTCGGTGAAGATTGGATCTGGATTTGTGTGTTATGTCATAGTTACCATCCTCATCGAGACAACCGAACTTAGgcctaaataattaaaaatcaaaataaaaaatcaaaacgtTTATGTGATTGATGCtaaggaaaagagagagagagagagagagagagagagagatagaggggGTTGTACGCACGGCTATAAGCTATTCCAGAAAAGAGGATGCCCGAACTATCAGGGCGTGCAGATCTCGACACGTGGACCCACGCTTATAATCGGATGCAAACCTATTTATATTCCACTCTTTATTCTCCAGTTCTGGTCCgccttctctctcttctctctcgccattctctctctctctctctgtctctctctctctctcactccaATCCCTCAAACCCTAGAGTCCTTTCAATTCTCTGTCCATTTTCTCGACCGAAAGCCCCTTATTCCATGCTTCGATTCCTTAGTTTTTTCGATTTTCTACTCTGAAAAATTTTTCTATCCGGTTTTTCCGAGAAAATTTTAGatattcgattttttttttttttttcgagggGGTGGAGTCGGAGGTAGACGGAAAAAGGAAgcatcaaaagaaaaatgacGTCTTTGACGAGCAGTGTCTATGTCAGTGTCATCGAGGATGTGATCAACAAGGTTCGCGAGGAGTTCATCAACAACGGCCCAGGAGAAGACGTTCTCAAGGAACTTCAAGGagtaatttctataattttccctttaaaaaaatttaatttcttcttcatCTGTGATGGGTCTAAGTCTGAGCGTTCAtggaatttttttccttttttattttttatttttgatgttaTGGATTTTGAAGCCGCTGGGGTGTTTTTAGTTGACTGGTTTATGGGTTCGATCCGATCagtttttttagggttttggaATTCTTTTATGATTATGAGGGTTTAATTGCTTTTACATGATTCTATTTTAGCTATGGTTTCACtgataattgtttattattgggCAATTTGCAGACATGGGAGGCAAAGATGATGCAAGCGGGTGTAGTGAATGATCCCATAGATAGGTCCTCAGCTCAAAAGCCCACACCTGGTGGTCCAGTTACTCCAGTTCACGATCTCAATATGCCCTATGAAGGGACTGAGGAGTATGAAACTCCAACAGCTGAGATACTCTTTCCTCCAGTGAGTATTTGGACCTCttttgaattataaatattgaattgGGTCTTGGTGTTGCTGTTGATGTAAAATTTGAAAACGCAGACGCCATTACAGACTCCCATACAAACACCTTTGCCTGGAAGTGGGGATGGTGTGTACAATATTCCCACTGGACCTCATGACTATACTGCACCTGGAAATGATACTGCTGCTGGTGGTGGCAGCGGCAATAACAACAACGCTGAAACGAAATCTGGAAGACCTAGCCCATACATggtaaagttgactttttcaccATTGTGTTTTAGTGTTATCTTTGTGAGTGGTTTAGTATTGGAAATCTACTTAGACGAGGTGTATGCACGGAGTGGCTAAACGTTGTTAGGTCTTTTAACGGTAATTTTCTATGTTCTTGCTGCAGCAACCTCCTTCTCCCTGGATGAATCAGCGTGGTTCACTCGATGTTAACATCGGTAAGCatgatattatttttggatctaTTATTTACTTTCAATAGTTCTgtagtaataaatatttatgcagCTTATGTGGAAGGGCGGGAGGAGGTGGATAGAGGAAACTCTCATCAAACTCCGACCCAGGTAATCCCTGTACAAATCATCTAGAAAATGCAGAAAAATAACTGGCTTCTAGTTTGAAGAAACTCATGGTTAAAACATTTTGGGCGACTATTGTGTTTGCCTTCTCTCAAAGTTGCATTTTTAAGTGTACCTTGTCAAGGAGATAGAATCCCAATTCAAGATGATACCATCATAGTTAATCAATTGTCTTAATGTTGGAGAAAATCCAGGACTTCTTCACGATGTCTTCTGGAAAGAGAAAACGCGAAGAATTTCCTTCACAATATCCAGCTGGTGGATTTATACCTCAGCAAGATGGAGCTGGAGATTCGGCTCCTGATTTTTTTGAGATTGAGGTTTGTCTTCTTTGTTTTCCccaatattaattattgttttatattaagaGAGTTTTTAGAACTTAATGCATGCATGTTTATGTTGTCTTAAGGTTTCCCTAGTTTGTTGTTCCTTGCTATCCTTGCTACTTTCCTCTGAATCATAGAATTTCTCCATTCTGGTGTCTCTTCTCTCCTCCTCTCTTGCCCTTCCTTTTTATGGGTTGAGAATGATTTTGTTAGCTTATAAATTCccaaaaagagaaacaaaaaaaagaaaaataaaaaagaagaagttatttTCATTCGAGATGTAtacatcaaaagaaaaaatattctaTTTGTATCTCTCCCTTATAGTTGTTTCTTTAGCTTAGAGTTTAGGTTTTAATTTCTCTATCATAGTTCAATCTAGTTTTGTTATTCATTAGCattatttcaaatacatttagCTGCTTTACCAATGGGTAGGTTGCAATTCTATGTTGATAAAagatatgaaaattaaataccATTGTCATTCCATGTTCTGTGTGTGCAGGCTGATCGTATCATTTTTACAAACTTGAATAATTTAAAGAGAGGTTGAGAGACGTGAGTGGAAAGGAAGCCTTGTTGCTCAAAGGCTGCACTTTAATATAGAAGTTGTAGCTCAAAATGTCCTTCCTCATGGTTTTTTGCTAGACTTAGTGTGATAGTGTCATAACATGTTGTAGGACATAGATAGCACCAGATGCTTGTGACCAACTTGTCTATGGTTTCTGAAGGAATATCATAATTACTGTTAAAAAAAGAATACGAAtgcaaatttcacattttctttacctgtGCTCTCTTTACCATGCTATTCCTGGACATCATTATGGCTACTCTGATATTGCTTCTTAATTCAGGGCTGCGATTCTGAGGCTAGTTTTTCACATCTACTAATTGTTTGTGGATTATTGTTTCTCTATTCAACTATATTTTGACATTAGCATGCATTTTTTATGCTGATTGATAGTAGTTAACGAAGGATGTAGTTGGACCTTTGTTACCCTACAAGGAATCTATAGTCCATATATGAAGAGTTCTTTATCTTCAATGTTAAAATTAGTTTTCCCTTTGGAATTTCATTGGCATCTGAAGGCATATATATCTTAAAATGCATTGCCATCATCTTTTTGTACTACCCATCTAcctttgtcaaatttttttggggtcaaaacGTACAATTTTGATAAATCCTATGTGACTATTGCCAGCCTATCACAAAAAATAGTGCTAGTATCAGCACTGTTAAAATGTTCTTCTTTCTAAATCTAAAGTGGTCAATTTCTCAATGGGTAACTCATTGTGCAAGTGTTTGGTCGGAAACTTCATATTTATCATATAGGCTCCACGCCAcattatatgtttaatttttgtcaCCATCGTGGATGCTTGTTAAGAGCTTAGGTAATAAATATGTGGCTTAGTGGGGTCTTGGGCACTAGAACTGACTGGTTGATTACAGTTATCTGTTGAATCTGGAGTGCGTTTGCTCCCTTAAAAGGATTGTGACATTTGAATATGAAAATTTGGTTGGTTCTTTGGTAAAATGATTAACCTTTGGATGTAATAAGGATTTGGATGTCAATTATTTTGAAAGAAGACAGATAGTTGCCAGTAGTTAACAGTTTGGTGTACCATGGGTTTGGTCCTAGAATTGAATGAGTCAGGAGAAACAAATTTTGGTTGCTCGTTGAATTAGAAACCATCTATGGCACTTTGAACTCTTGAACACCATTACCTTGGGCTTAATGTAGATTAACTGCCTTTGTTATTGATTGGATTGTCTTATGTATATCTGTTTATGGAATCCGACATTATGGGGTGATGAGGCTGTAGCATGGACAATGAGATGATGCTCAACTAGGAGGTGATGAAAGTGGAAAAAGGTCAAATAGATTTTGGTGTATTGATATAGGAATGTATTTATGCATTGTGATTTAGCAAATGCTCACatattgttttgaattttagtgATAAGTTTTAAGGGTACTTATGGTCCTTTGTTCATTTGATCTGGTTGCCAAATTCCTTTTAAGTCATAATCTTTTGGTTTTAGATCATACCAACAACGTCTTTCAAAATGAGCAGTTTTTCATCCACTGAGATGAACTTTGTTTGTTGGGTATTAGAATGTTTCATTGGTATTGCATATGTTCAACAAAGTTGCCATGTGGTCTGATATTCAGTGAAACTTTTCTTTCCTGCCAACCTAATCCATTCCTGTAAGGCAAAAGCTAGCCTTGCAATCAAAAGCAGTAGTAAAAACTGTCTCTTTATGCTGGGGGTGACTTCTGCTCTAGTGCTTGCTGTGTTCTCTGTTCTCCTCTAGGTAACAAATCTTTTAATGGCCAAGCATGAAGCAGGTGCCACCCTGCTAAGTAAATCTTTGAGCAATTTAGgcacattttataattttttttttcctagtcaAAGCtgatgatttttctttactttgcCATCATTGATATTATGATTGAATGAGCTTGCTCTTGTTTTGCATATAATAGTTGTGTATCTGTTTATGCATGTCCAGATTAATGATCAGGGTTGTTTGCTAATTGTGACTGTTACATACATTCTAATTGTCTAGGGCGTGGTGAAGGGTTTGGATGAAATTTAGATGGTTCAAATCTTATTAAATACTATGTTAATATATTCTCTACGGCGTAGTGTTTTGTTTATCATAATGAAGAAGATTTGCACTTGCACACACTTGGAAGCTAATTAACATCACAAATATTTTAGTTGGGGGCTCCTAGTTTGATTGCTAGGTACAATTTAGGTAGTTAGAGCAGTTTTCTCCACTTTTTCTTTTGGGAGTACCATAGCTTTGAGCTACAATTTTACAttgatttgtttatttggaatgtgaattgatatttttataccaggattatttatttgtattgtagATTGGGTATTAAGATAACATAATTTTAACCTTTCAGGTAAGTGGAGGAAGCTCTTCCCTTGTTAGGTTTGCAAATAGTGAGATGTCAGCACGTGTTGCAAGGGCATCCTCAAAGATTCCTCAACTTGATGGGCCCATTCCTGATCCCTATGATGATGTGCTTTCTACTCCTAATGTAAGTGTGGTTCCACAACTGGTGCATTCACATCAATGCTATCTTTTTAAATGTGTATGTGTGTGGGTgcagtgtttatttatttttaagttaaaatcctttaaaaatatatgggtGTATCTGGGATGAATAGAAACTTTTGGTAGtgctgaaaatatttcttaggtcTTTAGTTtctgattttttaaataaataatggttgtaagttttttcttattattgctGTCTTTCCAATAGTAGATATGTCAAAAGTCATTTGGTTTCTGCATTTATCTGTTACTTAGTGGATGTTCTTTTTGAACTTGATGTAGAAGTAGCATGTGTTGCAATAAACATAGATTCATTGCTTCATTTGCTAGCTGAAGGACTAAACTTTTTGCCCTCAAAGGGATCAATGTGAGGCAGAAAAAATGTAATGGCattgcctcttttttttttttttttttttttttttgggggaaactTGTGGAGCAGTTTGCCTGTTCAACAGGCAAGAGTATGGCAATTAATGGATTTTATTGATATAGTTGTTGTTGAGAGAGCCTAAGATGTATAAACTGCAAATTCCATTTGAATTGTTGACTTAAGTCATGAATGTGGATTTTTCAGCTTTTGAGTTGTGGTTGGTTTTCTAGTAGCATTTAACTGTTAATTGGATGTTGTCAAATTTGCAGATTCGAAGTCTTTCatctttccttttaattttgtgattaattgAGATGCATTATGGTGCGTCACTTGATATGAACTTTGAAACTTTGATGATGAACCATCAGGGTGTTCTACTCTTTTATCTCTCCCCCTACtgtcttatttatatattgaaattttctgGTTCGTACTAACTGTTTCTTTTTCCCAACATTATATCCTGCAGATATACAACTATCAAGGAGTCTACAATGAAGACTACAATATAGCAAACACACCTGCTCCTAATGGTAAATCTTATGATAAAAATTGGCATTGTTTTGTTT includes:
- the LOC107411017 gene encoding uncharacterized protein LOC107411017, translated to MTSLTSSVYVSVIEDVINKVREEFINNGPGEDVLKELQGTWEAKMMQAGVVNDPIDRSSAQKPTPGGPVTPVHDLNMPYEGTEEYETPTAEILFPPTPLQTPIQTPLPGSGDGVYNIPTGPHDYTAPGNDTAAGGGSGNNNNAETKSGRPSPYMQPPSPWMNQRGSLDVNIAYVEGREEVDRGNSHQTPTQDFFTMSSGKRKREEFPSQYPAGGFIPQQDGAGDSAPDFFEIEVSGGSSSLVRFANSEMSARVARASSKIPQLDGPIPDPYDDVLSTPNIYNYQGVYNEDYNIANTPAPNDVPASTPVAPAQNDAVEDDDDEPPLNENDDDELDDVDQGEELNTQHLVLAQFDKVTRTKSRWKCTLKDGIMHINNKDILFNKATGEFDF